One Carettochelys insculpta isolate YL-2023 chromosome 1, ASM3395843v1, whole genome shotgun sequence genomic window, TCAAAGAAAGCTAGTGAGTttgtttgatatgatttgtttttgacaaaaccACGCTTTTACCTATTATCTTATTACTTTCCAAGTTTCTGCAAACTGACTGCTTAagtacttgctccattatctatgctggtacagaagttaaactgactggtctgtaattccctgattgtacttatttccctttttatagatgggcactatctGCTCTTTTTCAGTGCTCTGGATCTCTCCCATCTTCTAAACTTTTAATACAAATGGCTCAGATGTCTCTTTAGTCACCTTCTTgagcagcatttcttaaactttttgagaccacagaacaccaaagagtaatatttttatgcagaacacctattaAAACTTTATGGAGTAACTTAATCAGATATCATAGCaatggggaaaaaagtcacaCATTTGTCTCTCATTCTCTTCTTCAACTATCTGAAAGAATGACTTCTAAAAGTTTCGAGAAGCATTTTCTAACTCCAGTCAGAGATGTGTCTAGGGAACAAATGTCCTCAGTCAATTATTTTAGTTAAGAACAATGAGTTCAATCTTCGATAAGACACTTCTACCATTTTCCATAACCACAGGATCTTTTATGAGGTGACCTCAAAAAAGCCCACACTGCACAAACAAGAGAAGCCACCCACACACGGTATTCTAAGCAATGCTTCCACTTTGGGACAAATCTATTACTTGTCAAAATCTGGGGAATCTTCATGCTGCACACTGGTGTATACAGATATAGATTTTGGGTACGACTACAATAGCCCCATTCTTCGAAGGGAAATTGATAAGCAAGCAggttggaggaggctaatgacgtgctgtgatgctttttgggagtaagggaactttgaagtttggcagGTATTTcaaagcgcccacagccacaGTGCCCATCAGTGCTTCGAAGTTCCTttggtggccattatgctaatgaggtgctgcatatgcactgcagcgcCTTCTTAGCCTCCTCCGATTGTGCTGATTAACATgtaccccttcaaagaagggggctcatgtagacaagccctttcatTTACATTTTGCAAAAATTTCATGACATTGTATGTGTTCTTACAGTTATAAGATAATTATTCATCATTAGACAAAAGAAATCTCTTCTAGTAAAGAGTTAAGGCATCAGACAGACTTCAGTAGAAGTCTCACTTTATGACAATGCAGGCATACCAGCTTGAGTAAGCGGCATCAGTTCCTAAGTGGATTTTAGGTGTAGCTCTGTTTATGTCCATAAACCTATATCTACTAAATATTAAAATGAAATCTACATCTACTAAAATTACTGAAATATCAAGTTATAAAAGTTTCTTTACTCAATACCTGCTTGATATCTCTTTTTTCTCTAAATCAGATtatgaaataattttttaaaattaattctctAAAGTGAATTAGAATTCTCTAaagaatttcatttaaaaatgaaattaagggGTTTTTCTGACCATATAAAAATAACTCCagagcatgttaaaaaaaaaaaaaaagtgagtatgATCAGAATTTACCTGAACATAGTACTGAGATGTACAAACTGGACTACTACAATTTACATTAGAACAGTAAGTGCTGAATGTTATATTAAGAACGGACATATGCTATTGCCTATATTGGTGGCGAGGTACAAGGACAATCACACTTACAAATGTAAATAAAGTTTACACTCAAAAAGAAAGCAAAGCCCCTATCTTCCCATCTGAACCATGCACCAGACTCTTATGCCCGTGTAGAGTCAATTGGATAGAATTGCAGAATCGAGGCCtatggtggggaaaaaaaccagcaCACTTTTTGACTAATGGACAAACACTGTTGTAAACTGGAGTAAACTTGAGGTAAAAAATTCATTACCCTTTACAGAACGCCAAACTCAAAAACTTTAACTTACTTCAATAAGCTCAAAGACAGTGCTGGATTTATGATCAACTGAGAAATTTTAtaataatacagaaaaattaatttaaaattcacTCAAATATACTTAGGTGAGCTACAAACAAAATATGAAAGAACAATATATAGAATACATATTACACAAAAATTGAGGCTGCCATCTAATAAGATACCTATTCTAAGTTAAGGGGGGCAAGCGATGGTTAACTGAGAGCAAGAAATGATAAAACAAAgaatttgaagattttttttttaaataaaagggacTATTTTTAACTTTccaaataacaaaataattaaacaaaagtAAACACAAGCAATTTTCCCTTGACGCGTAATCAAGTTACAACCTGTTAGACTTAAATCAGCCCCTTCAAATAAATTTAAATTATACTTCTTTAACaggcatcaaaaaaaaaaatgaaataaacatcAGAACAGCTTAAATAAGTAGAAGCACAGGAACAATGTTTTTATGGAGATTTTAAATCCTACATGGCAGATAATATCGGAACAGCAAATTTAAATTCTGATATAGCTGTTTCTGTTACAAATCTTATTtagtaaaataaacacaaaaatttgcTGAACTTACCTGTGTGACCATGCTTTGTATATATGTTGTTggatgctgctgcttttgctgaaCAGCACTTTCTATTGCTACTTTAGCTACGGTGCTTGGATCCGCTCCCGCTGGCACAGCAACCATAGTTGCACTGCAACCAGCATTATTGGGGTCACTGATTGTAACAATTCTAACTCCTACTTTATTTGGAATTCCTGGAACAGTTTCCCTGTCATTATCCTCCGCTGGCCTCTTTACAGTTTTGCATTCTGCTGTGCCATTAGTAGACCGAACTTCAGATGACAGGGTAGACTGGGACACTCTAGGTCCTGAGTGTGGAACTGCTATGATTTGATGCCCCTGTATAACAGAGGCTGTAGATTGTGGTGAGACAACTACACTTGGGCGTTGCTGAGGCACATCTGAATTCAAACTTGAAGCTAAAGGTCCATTAGGTAAATCAGTGTTGGTACCACTATGTTGCTGGGTTAACAGTTTTGCAGCCTCCTGTGTACCGCTTACAACAGTTGAACTACTCAAAGTTAATACAGGACCATTAGAAATCCTTTCCCCTTGATCACCTTTGGCAGTCTCTTGCTGCATGGCATCTGAATTCCCTTGTTCCACTGGAGAGATCTCACCATTTCCTACATGATTGGAAGTTTTGTGATTTGGAATGTTTTTACTCAAATGAGAACCATCTCCTTTATCAAAATCACAGACTCCATTAACTAGGGGCTTCTTCAAATCACTTTTAATGTCCTGTGTGTCCATTTGTTCAAAGTTCTGCTTTCCAGGAGCTCCATTCTCACCCAATTCTAATGATGGCCCGTTACTGACTTGTGAGCACTGATTGGCCTCATTTTGAGTTTTCCCTGAGTTAGAAGGAGGTAGACTGGAGTCATTATACTTTCTCCCATTTAAAAGACTTCCCACctgcatttcattttcttttgcatcCCCGTTACTGGTGTTTGAAGCCCCTCTTCGGCAAGAGGGATTCTCCATAACTTCAATTTTACGTTCATGAACATGTAAACCTGTTGCTTCCTttgcttcctcctccttttggCAAATTATTTTATCACCTTTGAATGGAGGAGCAGCAACACATGGTGATTGTCCAGCTGGAGGTGCTTGTGTAGCTGGAAGTGTTTGCACCTGAAGCCCAACTCCTGTCTGTGTTCCACTCATAGAGATTCCTGCTGGAGCAATGAGCTGAGTTGGATTTCCCTGACTCACAGTTGCAGTAGCAAAACTAGTATTTGGCACAACTGTTATGGTAACCTGGTTGCCAGAAGTCCCTTGGAAAATAGTTGCTGGGCTATTTGAGATCAGCTGCCCTGGCAATATTTGTAGATTAGAAATAGGTACTGTTTGTACCGCCCCTTGGGGCTGGATTGCACTCTGGACCAGCTGAACATTTTGCTGTCCAACTAACAGCTGCTGAGCTGGAGACTGTCCTTGAACTCCAAAACTTGGTGCTTGGTTATTGGCCACCTGATAAACCACCTGAGGGCTAGGCGCTCTTGCATTGTTAGGTGGAGGAATCTGTGGAGCTGGAAGTATAAGCTTACCACCAGGGGTTGAAGGGCCTCGTTTTGGGAGAAGCAGCTGTTTTATTAGACTAGATTCACCAGAGGAAGGCTGACCAACTCCTGCATTACCTTGTTGTGGCTGAACTTGCATTTGTACCGGTTGTTGTTGTTGGACTTGTTGTACCTGTTGCTGTGAGGGTGCTGgtgaatgctgctgctgttgctgcctctTCACAGAAAGCATTTGGCTGACAGTAGGAGGGGGTCCTTGTGACTGAGGAGTAGTAGATGGAGATGACATTACTGTAGGAACCTGGTTATTTGTAACTGGTCCAGGAGATGGTGATGAAGATGGAGTTATATTTGGCTGCCCAGTCAACTGGACAGTTTGACCAGCTGGAAGAGAAGTTGGATTCGTAAGCACAATTTGGTGAATGGCTGGTGCATATGTTTGACCTTGCTGAGCTGGCTGGCTTACAATCACTACACTTTGTTGggatggtggctgctgctgctgcatgggctGTTGTACCACAGCAGACGGGACTTGCTGAGAAGGTAGAGGCTTTGGTGCAATATTCTGAAACCCAACCCTAGAAGTTTGTGGATTCTGGACACCGGCGATAGTAACCATCTGCCCTGCTGCAACTTGGAAATTCTGTACTGTAGTGGCAGAAACAATATTGGATGCGGAGGTTGTGACATATTGTTGGGGTGCTATGATGACTGTGTCTTGCTGCTGATTACTAGCAGAaggctgctgagaagaagtttgcAAAGGCTGTGAAGATGTAGTGATTAACTGTTGACCCTGTGAAACTGCTGAAGTGCATGCTGGTAGATTCTGTACTCTGCCAAATATATGACCCTGAGGTACAGCTTGTTGAATTACCGTAACAGGAGTGCCGGAAGGTATCTGTCCTGGTACCACTGCATGTAGCGGAGATTGTTGTTGAATTACAGGTTGGTGGTGAAGCAATGTCTGAGAACTGACAACAGCAACAGATGGCTGTGGACCTGCATTGCTGTGATTTTGATTAGAAGCTTGTGCTGCTCCACCTACAGCAATAGTAACAGGAACTGCAGGTTGGGAAACTGAGCTCTGTATTACCGTGGCCTTCACTACCTCGCAGGAAATTGGAGTTTTATTCTGAATGACAGTCACTGTAGCATTTTGTTGCTGTTGTGTGTGAACTGAAGGATTCTGTGGAATTCTAGAAACAGTCTGTGCCACTGTGTGCACACCTTGAATTGGAAAAGACATCTGTGTTGCTGTCATATTTGAAGATTGGTTGTTAACTGGAGTCCTCTGAAAATGGTTTCCTACACTTTGTGGTCCATGGGGGATTCCTGCAGACccaaataaaataacaaatcaaAAGCCTGAATGTAAAAATCCAAATCAAATGAAACCActctcacccacccccacctctaaGCAAAACACAAATATAAAAAAGTCAAAACCAGCAAACTTGAAATGATCATTTCAGTCAACTGAAATAGTTTCTCAACTCAGCTACAGCATATCTGGATTAATAGCAGACATAAGAGTGGTTTGTCTGGTGACTTGCAAATGTAGGAGTTAGGTGTCAAATGCTAAGCAGTTTTTACCCAGATGCTATCATCCAACATTACAATGCATTAAACAACAAGATGAAAAACAAACTAATTTGTCAAAACAATTTTTCactgaattttattttgtttactgCAAGTCCcagaagcaacaaaaattaaTGCCATATAAAATATAATGCAAAAGATAAAGAACCTGCTGGTGAAGGAGATGGAGATACATCAGAAACAGAGTCAACTCGGACGACAGGGCTAGCAGAAGATGGTTGTTGCTGATAGTACATCTGAATGGGAAGTGGTATAGCTCTCCTTTTAACTCCTACTACATGTATATGTGCCTGTCCACTGTTATTTGGATCCTCTACTCTCTTCACTGTGTGATTTGGAAAGACAGTTCTGCCAAATACAGACATACAGATATACACATAATAAAAATTCAGTACTGACAGTGTTATTTTTCGTCTTTTAATTTTCAGTGTATCAACTGTGCTCAGTACACAAGAGGACAAaagacacataggctacgtctacactatccaaaacttcaaaatagccatgcaaatggccatttcaaagtttgctaatgaagcactgaaatacacattcagcgcctcattagaatgccggtggccacagcacttcaaactgctgtggctcactgccgcgcaggTTGTCCAGAcgggtgtccttttcgaaaggaccccagaaacttcaaaatccccttattcctatcaccagataggaataaggggatttcgaagttggtggggtccttttgaaaaggacccctgtctggacgagccgcgcgatagtgagccgcagcaatttctaagtgctgcagctgccagcattttaatgaggtgctgcatatgtattccagtgcttcattagtaaactgcgaaatggccatttgcatggccatttcgaagttttgggatagtgtagacatggccatatagaCAAAAATTAAGAAGTTAAATTTTTCACTGTGTACCTAACAGTGAAAAATCTAGATCCTAAGATACTCACGTTAGTCAGTTAGGATTACATATTCAGTCTTTGCCAAAAAGAGAAGGAATGGGCATGGAAAGTATCTCCCTGCTATTTTTCAACcagaaaagtattttaaaattattaatattttgtGACAGCATCCTTCCTTGTTTCTGCAGAGCTTCCACTGTTATGTACCTTCTGACCAGACTGAGATTCTCAGGTGCTTTTTTACTAACAGGTTACCACCTTGGTGACTCAGAGTTTCAACAAAATTAGCATTTCTATGATCTtggacaagaaaaataaaaactgtaaTCCCCAAAAATTAAAAGTGGAAGAAATAAATGGCCAGACACATACAGCAAGCTCTAACGAAGTCTTTAAAAAGGACAAAATCAATTGTGTTGAACTATTATCTTTTTACTTAAAATTCCAAATGCTAATGGATCAGAGCAACCATTTAAAACTCATTTGAAGGTAGGTAT contains:
- the ARID2 gene encoding AT-rich interactive domain-containing protein 2, producing MANSTGKTQPDQRRKGLAFLDELRQFHHSRGSPFKKIPVVGGKELDLHALYTRVTTLGGFGKVSEKNQWGEIVEEFNFPRSCSNAAFALKQYYLRYLEKYEKVHHFGEDDDEVQPGNPKLQLPIGAIPSSYNYQQHSVSDYLRQSYGLSMDFNSPNDYNKLVLSLLSGLPNEVDFAINVCTLLSNESKHVMQLEKDPKIITLLLANAGVFDDTLGSFSTVFGDEWKEKTDRDFVKFWKDIVEDNEVRDLISDRSKSQDVPSEDWIWESLFHPPRKLGINDIEGQRVLQIAVILRNLSFEEGNVKLLAANRTCLRFLLLSAHSHFISLRQLGLDTLGNIAAELLLDPVDFKTTHLMFHTVTKCLMSRDRFLKMRGMEILGNLCKAEDNGVLICEYVDQESYKEIICHLTLPDVLLVLSALEVLYMLTEMGEVACTKIAKVEKSIDTLVCLVSMDIQMFGPEALTAVKLIEHQSTNHQLSEIRPQVVEHVSSQTHATAVPASRAAPHVAPPPGIVEIDSEKFACQWLNAHFEVNSDCSVSRAEMYSEYLSTCSKLARGGILTSTGFYKCLRTVFPNHTVKRVEDPNNSGQAHIHVVGVKRRAIPLPIQMYYQQQPSSASPVVRVDSVSDVSPSPSPAGIPHGPQSVGNHFQRTPVNNQSSNMTATQMSFPIQGVHTVAQTVSRIPQNPSVHTQQQQNATVTVIQNKTPISCEVVKATVIQSSVSQPAVPVTIAVGGAAQASNQNHSNAGPQPSVAVVSSQTLLHHQPVIQQQSPLHAVVPGQIPSGTPVTVIQQAVPQGHIFGRVQNLPACTSAVSQGQQLITTSSQPLQTSSQQPSASNQQQDTVIIAPQQYVTTSASNIVSATTVQNFQVAAGQMVTIAGVQNPQTSRVGFQNIAPKPLPSQQVPSAVVQQPMQQQQPPSQQSVVIVSQPAQQGQTYAPAIHQIVLTNPTSLPAGQTVQLTGQPNITPSSSPSPGPVTNNQVPTVMSSPSTTPQSQGPPPTVSQMLSVKRQQQQQHSPAPSQQQVQQVQQQQPVQMQVQPQQGNAGVGQPSSGESSLIKQLLLPKRGPSTPGGKLILPAPQIPPPNNARAPSPQVVYQVANNQAPSFGVQGQSPAQQLLVGQQNVQLVQSAIQPQGAVQTVPISNLQILPGQLISNSPATIFQGTSGNQVTITVVPNTSFATATVSQGNPTQLIAPAGISMSGTQTGVGLQVQTLPATQAPPAGQSPCVAAPPFKGDKIICQKEEEAKEATGLHVHERKIEVMENPSCRRGASNTSNGDAKENEMQVGSLLNGRKYNDSSLPPSNSGKTQNEANQCSQVSNGPSLELGENGAPGKQNFEQMDTQDIKSDLKKPLVNGVCDFDKGDGSHLSKNIPNHKTSNHVGNGEISPVEQGNSDAMQQETAKGDQGERISNGPVLTLSSSTVVSGTQEAAKLLTQQHSGTNTDLPNGPLASSLNSDVPQQRPSVVVSPQSTASVIQGHQIIAVPHSGPRVSQSTLSSEVRSTNGTAECKTVKRPAEDNDRETVPGIPNKVGVRIVTISDPNNAGCSATMVAVPAGADPSTVAKVAIESAVQQKQQHPTTYIQSMVTQSTPVTPVQVQSQQMSLQQPSSYQAPSQHCEQVKKPGQNFMCLWQSCKKWFQTPSQVFYHAATEHGGKDVYPGQCLWEGCEPFQRQRFSFITHLQDKHCSRDALLAGLKQDEHGQTGNQKPSNKQPTAGGSASTPRAQKAIVNHPSAALMALRRGSRNLVFRDFTDEKEGPITKHIRLTAALILKNIGKYSECGRRLLKRHENHLSVLAISNMEASSTLAKCLYELNFTVQSKEQEKDSEMLQ